The DNA region GAAGTATGAACTTGGACATTACCTCGCTTGTTTCCTTGCCCATAAGAAATCTCATTGGAGCTATGGTCAGAGGGTAGAGCATCCACTTGGACTTATCCATCATTTCAATGAGATCGAAAGCAAATGTCCGAACGTTTTGCCGCCCGGATATACAAAGCACCTCCAAATCCGTGGGGGGAATTCCCATAGGCGCCGCCGCGGCCGCATCCAACACCTTATTCAATATTTCATCTGGAATCTCCTTGTCTGCAAAATCGCGCACACTCCTACGGGAAAGCATTAGGTTTTGGAGTTCCTCCCAGCTTGCCCGATCTTCTTTTTCTGGGAGATGAATCATGTCTCCGGGGGACAGGTCCCTGCCCGTAACTTCAATACATCTGTTCGGGCATACTGCCATGCACTGGCCACAACCGAAACATCCGCCCAGGGCCGTGTCGGCAGCTACCAGAACCCGCTTCTCATTTATCGTGAGTACCCCTCCCTTGCAGACACCAGCGCAAAGCCCGCAATCGGAGCATTCCTTGCGGTCGATCAACACAACGGCCGATTCCTCGGTCCGAGCGGTCTTAATGCCCATTTGTCTTTTCCTTTAAGCCGGTTGGCCAAAGATGGTCCAAATTCCAAGAATAAAATTTACAATAACCATTGCAGGAAATCAAAGTTGATTTCGTTTTCTTCCCCCCCATTCGGACCCGAAGTTCGAAAATTTGAAATCTCCTTTCTCTCTCCCTGGTACCGGACGCGGACATACCTCAACCGCCCGAAACGGAGATTTTACTCAACTCATTGTTTTCAAACGATATCGGCTATCGGACGCGAATCGGACGAGGTCCGAAAGATGTGGAGAATAAGGGCGGAACGGAGAATAAAAGGCCCCGGAAAGGGGGAGAAAAGTCCGGGGGGAGAATGGCCGGCGGGGATGTGGAAGCGGCCAATACCCTTTGATTACACAAGAAAAACGAAACCCGTCTTCCGGAGGATTCTCGTCCGAAAGACGGGTTTTTGTTTTCGATTTGGTGGAGGCGGCGGGAATCGAACCCGCGTCCGAAAATAATCCACGGTGGCGTCTACATACATATCCCGGTTGTCGTTGTTCGCCTTCGCGGAGTCATCCAGGCTAAACTCCTTGAAGGCTATCCTGTCTTGATTTCACTTTTCCGTCAACAGGCCCCCGGAAAAGCTATCCCACTGTCCGCGTTCATTCCAGGCCCGTGGGCGAAGCCCGAAAGAACGTTGGCCTTAAGCGGCCAAGGCGTAGTTATAATCGTCTGCGATTATATTTATTTCCACCCTTTTAACGAGTTGACGGAAAGCTCGGTATGCAGCCAACGCTTCATGATCCCCGTCGAAACCAGTTCGCCCCCAGGGATGAAGCCAAACGCCGTACCATTAAGCTAAGTCATTTACGGGCATCTGTCAAGCCGGGTTTAAAAACTAAAGGGAAACAACCGGAAACCTGTTGGCGGGCTGTTCGGGGCAGTGGGCGAAAAAAGGGCCTGGACTCAAACCTTAAAAGCGGTTCGTCCCAGGCCCTTTTGTATTCATGACGCAAGTGTTTTGGGCCTACACCTTTTCTATGGTGAGAGCCGCCGCGTTGCCGAAGGCTCCGCACAGGGAGGCCAGGCCGTATTTGCCTTCCGGCTTCTCGGTCTTCATGACGTTTAAAAGGGTGGTGATGATGCGCGCGCCGCTCTCTCCCAGGGGATGCCCAAGGGCCAGCGCGCCGCCCCACATGTTCACCTTCTCGAAGGGCGCGTTGTCGTTGTCGAGGCCAAGCTCCCTTATGCAGGCAAGGGACTGGCTGGCGAAGGCCTCGTTAAGCTCCACTGCCGCGATGTCCTTGGCCGTGAGGCCGGTTTTTGCGAAGAGCTTCTTCACGGCAGGGACCGGGCCCATGCCCATGAGGGTGGGGTCGCAGCCAGCCAGCACTCCGTAGTGGTACTTGTAGGAGTAGGAAAGGCCCATTGCGTCGGCCTTCTTGCGGCTCATGAGAAGAAGGGCGGTGGCTCCCTGGGTGAGGGGCGAGGACGTGGCGGCGGTGACGTTTCCGCCCGGCTTGAAGGGGCTTTGCATGGTGGCCAGCTTGGCCGGGTCCATCTTCTCGCGCACCCACTGGTCGCGGTCCACCAGGAAGGGCTGGCCGTTGTCGTCCAGGCCCATTATGGGCACGATCTCGTTTTTGAACTTACCGGCCTGGGTGGCGGTCCAGGCCTTCTGGTGGCTCCACACGGACATGTTGTCCATGTCGGCGCGGGCGATCTTGTATTCTTCCGCCACTTTTTCGGCGGTGGAGCCCATCATGAGGTCAAGGCCGTTGTAGCGCTTGCCCAGGCGGTGGGGAAAGTCGTAGTTAGCGCCCATGGGCACCTTTTCCATATCTTCCACGCCTGCGGCCAGCATGATTTCGGCCTCGCCCGTTTTAATGGCCCTGGCCGCGTGCATTATGGCGCTCATGCCGCTTGGGCACTGGTTGGTCATGGTGTTGGAGGGAACCGAGTCCGGGTAACCGCCCGCAAGCCAGCTTAAGCGTCCGATGTCCGTCTGAGCGCCTGATATATTTGCGCAGCCCACAAGTACTGCGTCCACGTCTTCGGGCTTCACCTTGGCGTTTCTGGCAAAAATGGCGTCGTAGCAGGCAGTGAGAAGATCATCCGGCCGAAGGCCCCTAAACCAGCCTTTTTCCGCGTGGGCGCGGCCATTGGGGGTGCGGACTGCATCGATGAATACGCATTCTTCCATGACTTGAAACTCCTTTTGATTGTTATGTTTGTTCTGCAAACTGCCTCGCAGCCTCTTCCCGCAGGGCCTTCTTGTTGATCTTGTGAACGTCGGTCTGGGGGATGGAATCGACGATTTTCACCACCTTGGGGACCGCGTACTTGGCGACCCTTTCCGAGAGGTACTTTTTGATGTCGTCTTCGGTGACCGGGCTCGGAAACCCGTCCTTCAGCTTCACGAAAACCGCCACGCGCTCGGAGCCTTCCCGTGCGGGGTCGGGAATGCCGATGGTGGCCGCAAGTTCCACCGCAGGGTTCTCGTAGAGGATGTCGTCTATTTCGCGGGAATAGACCTTGTAGCCGGACACGATGATCATGTCCTTGGTGCGGTCAACGACGGTGAAGTAGCCGTCCTTGTCCACGGTAACCACGTCGCTGGTGTGGACGAAACCTTCGCCGTCCTTGCCGGTTCCTGGGGTGGGCCAGTAGCCCGTCATGGCCTGGGGGCCCCTAAGGAGAAGCTCCCCGCGCTTTCCCGAAAGAACCTCGTCCCAGGAAAGAGGCATCATGGTGTTGACGTCCAGTATCCGAATTTCGGTGTCCGGGTAGGGGATGCCTATGGTGCCGCGCTTTTCGGTCTTGGAGCCGCCCTCCTTTTTTCCGGTGAAGGCCACCAGGAACGACATGGCTTTTGAAAGAACCGTGCCCACCACGCGGGGGCCGGCAAGGCGCAGAAGCCGGTTCAGGAGCCAGGCGTTTCCGGGTATGGTGAGGAGGAAGGTGAGAACCTTGGCCACCGGACGCCCGCCCATCACGCGCAGCAGAAAGGACGTGTTGAGATGGGTGACCGGCCCCATTTCAGAAAGCCCGTAGCCCTCCATGATGCCTCCGCCCGAGGACTTCTCGAAATCCTTCTGGGCCGTGGGGGGCAGCGGCGCGGAGCCCGACATGCCGATGATTCCGGTGTTCTTCATCTTGTCGCCGGCGATTTTCATGAACTGGGTGGGTACGCCGATCTGGATCACGGGCTTTAAGGTGCGTATTATTTCCACCATCCGGTCGGTGTCGCGGGAATCGGGAACCAGAATCTGGTTCATGCCCATGAGTGTCATGGTGTGCATGACCACGTGGCCGTAGGAGTGGAAGAAGGGGACGCCCAGGATAACCGAGGCGGCACCGGCCAGGAGCTTGCCGCCGCCGCCCATGAAGCGGAAGTTCTGGAGCGAGTTGGCCACGGTTCCCCTGTGGGTCAGCATACAGCCCTTGGGAAGGCCAGTGGTGCCGCCGGTGAAAAGAAGGGTTTCCAGATCATTGGCCGCGTCGAATTTGATGTCTGGCGGCTCTGGTGGGGTCTTTGCGATAAGCTCCGACATCCACAGGGCGTCGGAAATTTTGGAGGTCGGCGGAGGGGAGTTCAACGAATAATCGTCGAGCCTCGCCACTATTATATGCTCAACTCCCGCCGCCCTTGCGGACTCGCGGGCGGTCTGGAGGTTTTCATCAAGGCAGATGACGGCCTTGGGGCCGCCGGTCTTGAACTTGTGCACAAGGGCCGCCACCGGCTCCAGGGGGCTTGCCGGAATGTGGACAAGCCCTGCGCGGCTGATGGAGTAGTCGGATATGACGAAGGAGACGCTGGTGGGAAGGAGCGTCGCCACCCGGTCGCCCTTGACCAGGCCCAGCCGTGCAAGCGCTGTTGCGAAGCGGTCAACGTGGTCCTTGATCCCGGCGTAGGATATGAAGCGTTCGCCCTGGATGAAACCAGTCTTGGGATATTTGACCGCAGCCTCGTAAAGAAGTTCGTGAACCGGTATTTCGGGATAAGGTTCAAGGGTTTTGGGAATTCCGAATACCTCGTATTCCTTGTGCCACGGAAGCGCTTTAATCACGGATGAAATCCTTTCAGGCCATAACAGGCTGTCGAAAAACGCGATCTGCTGTGTTGTGCATCGCCTCGCGGCTCGGTCACGTACAAAAGCGTACGCTCCCTCGCCACTCGCTCGCACGCCTTGCAGCTCATAGTTTTTCATCAGCCTGTTCGTGTCGAGTTTCTCAACAGGCTTATAAGTGAAAAAAATAAGAAAGCCCCGGCGGCTTACGGTGAAAGGATTTCCGCCGCGCCCTCCGCCCCCCATGCAGCAGTCGCGGCCAGCAGTTTTAAAGGCTCGCCGCACAAGTTTAAAAACATTTGCCTTTTTCGTATCTTATCGGGACCGGCAGGTCAATGCCCGCCGACTCTTCCGAAACACCGGCCCGGCGGACGGCCCTTTATCCACCGTGGGCCGCCCGCCGGACTGCGCCGTCATATCAGGCGCATTGCAGCGTCTTATTCACCCCCTCAAATCGAGCCCCGTACAAGCGAGCTGAAAGCGATGAACTGCAAGGCGTGCGGGACGACGTCCACCCAGTCTCATCTTTTGCTTTTCCCACTCCCGCCCTGATCGAGTCTCGGACAGGCGAGCTGAAAGCGATGAGCTGCTAAGGTTGGCGAGGAGGGCGGGAAGGACGCGTACTAAAAGTACGCGACGCGCCGCCCGACGATGCCTGACACAGCAGATCGCGCTTTCAGTTCGCCTGTTAGGTAAACAAAGGCTGGGTGCTCATGGCAAAGGCCATGTCGCCTTCGATCTTCATGAGCCCGGACATGAACAGGTTTACCGGGTTCTGTTCCTTGCGGATAAGGGCCGCCGAGTCGGTGGTCTTCATCCTGAAGGTGCATTTCGGGGCTTCGCCGCCGTTGAAGGTGGCGTTGATGGTGAAGATGGAGCCGTCGTCATTGGTAAGAACGGCGATCATGCTGCCTTTCAGGCGGTTCAGCACCTCGTACTTCTGCTTGGAAAGGTCGTTCTGGATGCCAAGGAGCATGTCCAGGTTCTGGGTTGCGATCATGCGGTTAAGGTCGTCCTCGCTCACCTTGATGAGGACCATGGGGTTGTCTATGGCGGCCTCGGACACGTTGAAGTCCGCGCCGTCTTTCACGTCGTAAGAAACGATCTTGCCGGAAATGTCCAGAACCAGGGTGAAGCGGGTGCCGACCAGTTCGGCTGCGCGGCCCGACGCTGCGATGACTTCCTTGGCCATCTTGGGGGCGAAATCGGTGAGAAGCGCATGGATGGATATGTCGGTGGGAACGTTCATCGAAAAGCCTCCTTGTTGAGTTTTGGTGCATGATTGAAAGGTGGTTTTTTGGACGCCGCCCCCGTGGAACCTGTCAGTCGGTTCCCAGCATCCCCTTTTTAAGGTCTTCGTTCACCGGCCTGTCGCCAAGCCAGATGCCGAAAACCGCGCGCTTGAATGTAAGGCCCGGAGATTCGCCCGCGTACCTGCCGTTTATGGTGCAGACGATTCCGCGACCGGGATGATAGATCAAGTCCACTATGTCGTTTCTGTTCAGGGTCTTTGGCAGAAGGCTCAACAGGTGCGCTATGTTGTCCTTTATAGGGGCGGTGTTGCCCTTGGTGGAACTCTCGAAGCCCTTGCCGAGCATTTCCGCCATGTCCTTGCCGTCAACCTTCTTGTAGACAAAGTGCATTCTTACGCCCATCACCTCGTCGCTCGAAACGATGCGGTTCCAGTCGGAATCCCGTTTCTGGAGGTAAAGGGCGCACACGTAAATCTTGAAGCCGAACTTCTTCCGAAAGCCCGCGCCGTTCAAAACAAGCTGTTTAGAGCCCGCCGACAGAGAGTCGGGAAGTGTCACCGGGCCGAACACCCTTGCGGGCGCGCTTTTGGCCAGAAAGGAAAAAACGAGAAAAACTGCGAGCAAGGCCATAAATTTTTGACGCGTCATTGTGAATCACCCTTCTATCTAATTATGGTTGCTTGATGCTTGACAGCCGAAAATTGATATGACATTATCTAGACTGACATGTCAGTTTATATATTTTCGGCGCCGGCCCTTGTCAACAAAAAAATTCCGCCCTTGCACGAAATCCGGTTAGGGATTAATGCTTACGGCGGTTCTTCTGATACACGAAACCGAGGGAAAGATCAAAACACAATGAAACCCGAAGACAGAAAGGCCGTCATCCTGGAGTGCGCCAAGCGCCTGTTTTCCAAAAACGGCTATTTCGCCACCCAGATTTCGGACATCATCGAAGAAGCCGGTATAGCCAGGGGTACGGTTTACCAGTATTTCAAGAACAAGGACGACATTTTCATCACCCTTTTGGAGGACTACTACGCCAAGTGGGAAAAGGTGATGGAGGAGATCGACGGCGATCTGGACCTTGTGAATATAACCGCCCGGCAGTACCTGGAGTATCGGATCAGGAAGAATCTGAAATTTTTTGCGGACGACCGGGACCTTTGCAACATACTGCTTCGCATGGGCCTGGGCCTTCCGGGGCACCTGGAGGGGGTGGTGCGCCGGTTCGAGACGAGGATTTTGAACGTCACCATAAAGGATTTCGAGCTTGGCCAGCGAAACGGCCACGTGAAGCCGGGGCTTGATCTGGAGCTTGCCGCCAACCTGTTTTCAGGGGCGCTTTTACGGGCTGCATATTATTACTTCGGGCGCACCAGGAAAAACGCCGCCATAGTCGATGTTGAAAATGCCACCCGTCAGATAGCGGAAATAATCGCGCCGGGAATTTTCGTGCCCGATGAGTTTCTTCCGGCCTCCCCCTTCGGACCCGCCCAGGTCGCGCCGGGCGAACCGGCCGCATCAGGCGAAAAGGGTAAAGCTTAATTCCAGCGGGCACCGGGTTCCGGGCGAGCTCATTTGGGCCTTTATAACAGGCAGCCAGAACGAAAGGCTCTCCTTTTTCTGATCCGAAAAAAGCGCCGGGGCCTGGAAATCGCCGTCCAGGCCGATTATCACGCCGCCCCCCTCCCTGCGGACCGAAAGATTCAGGGCCACATCCTTCCTCGCGGTTTCCATCACGCTTTCAAGGCTTAGAAAAAGCACCAGCAGAAGCCCGAAGGGGTCGGTGGCGCAGGCGATGGGCTCCTGAACCGGCGATAGGCCGAGCCGGAAGCCCCGCCTTTCCACGAACCTGAAGGAAAGCGCGCAGAAGAAGTCGAGCTCCTCCCAGAGGTTCACTTCCTTCAGGGGCTCATCCGCGCTGTGGGCGAACCTGTTGAGCCTCTTGGCGATGACGTCGGCCCGCTGAATCTGCTCTGCCATTTTGGAGGAGAGCCTCGTAAGTTGGGCCGGGTCGAGAACCCTGCCTTTCTGGGCCGCCAGCCCCAGGTCCCCGAAAAGGCCCGCGATCTCTGAAATCACGGCCAGAACGTTTTTCATCTCGTGGGAGATGGAGGCCGCCATGCGGCTGAAATATACCAGCCCTTCGCGGGCCGGGTCGCTGCCTTCCGGGTTTCGGTTCATTTGGGCCGCCGATTTTTTTTGGATTGGGTGAATGGAGCGAAGGCCTGAAACATCGACCAGTCATGGGGTTTTCAAACGTTCTTCCCCGCCTCGATGGCCGCCATCTTCATTTTTTCCACAAGCACGTCTATTTTTACGGGCTTCATGAGGTAAAACGAGGCTCCGGCGGCCCGGCCCGCGTCCCGGTCCTCCTCCGAACCGTGCCCGGTGAGAAAGACGAAACCGGGGCCGGGGGATGTCTCCTTTATTTTCTGCATCACCGAAAGGCCGGAGACGCCGGGCATTTTCATGTCCAGGACGATTACGTCGTAGGCGACTGCGGCGGCCATCTCGACGGCCTTTTTTCCGTCGGTGGTCCAGTCCGCCTGGATGCCCCGGAAAAAAAGGCGTTCCGCCAGGGCCGAGACCAGCTCGCCTTCGTCGTCAACAAGTAAAACCCTCATGGCTTGGCCTTCGGTCATCATGTTTTGCTCACTGGATTCGTTTTTATCGGAAGAGTTATCGTGAACGTGGTGCCAAGGCCGACCTGGCTTTCCACCTCTATGTTGCCCCCCAGCTTTTTTACTATGCCGTAGGTTATGGAAAGCCCAAGCCCGGTTCCCTTGCGGCCCTTGGTTGAAAAGAAGGGCTCGAAGATGCGCTTTATGTTTTCTCGGCTTATGCCGCAACCGTCGTCGCTGATTTTTATGGCCACGAGGTTTTCGCCGGTGCGCGAAATGGATATGCCGATGTTCCCACCTTCCTCCACGGCGGCGAAGGCGTTGTTGATTATGTTGAGAAAGACCTGCTGGAGCTGGCCCCGGTCGCTCTCGATGGCCGGAAGGTCCTCCTCGGCCACGAGATTTGTCTTGATGTTCCGGTACTGGGACTCCTTGTCCAGAAAGCCCAAAACCTCTTTCACCAGAGGCTCCAGGTAGAGGGTTTCGGTTTTTACGTCGATGTGCCGGGCAAAACCCAGAAGCCTGTGGGTTATCACCGAACAGCGCTCCACCGATGCCATCACCGAATCGGCAATTTCGGTCACCTTGGCCCGGTGGGGAAAGTCCGGGGACACCATCATCATGTCCTTTAAAAGTCCGGTTTTTTCGCCGATTATGGCCAGGGGGTTGTTGATCTCGTGGGCGACCCCGGCTGCGAGGCGGCCAAGGCTTGCCAGCTTGTTGGTGTATTCGGCCTTGTGGAGAAGCACCTCCCGGCGCTTGTCCGCCTCGTAAATGCGGGCCACCATCTTGGTGAAAACCGCGAGTACCACGCAAAGTATTCCCAGAACGGACAGGATGAAGAAAATCACCAGTTTCTTGCGAAGAGACACCCATCCCGAAAAAAAGTCGGGCGTGGTTTTTGCCAGCACGAAGACAAAGGGCGAATCCACCACCGCGTGATAGCCGATGGTGAGACGCCTGCCCGTTCCATCCTTTGTCCTTACCGTTTCGGGCTTTTCCGAGGGCGGCGGGAGAGCCAGCGGGTACGTTCCCAATATTGGGCCGTAAAGCCTTGACGGCGTCTGGAGCCTGCCCGCAAGGCTCACTATGAATGCGTCGGAACTGTCCTTTTCCGTGGCCGAGCGGGCCAGCTCGTTGAACACGTCGGTATCGATGGTGGCCCGCAAAATGAAAAAGTCGCCGTTTGGCTTCTCATGGCGCACCGCTATGATGAAATGCGGATAATTGCGGTATCCCTTGAAGACCTCGCTTACATATTCGCCGCGAATGACGGTTTCCTTGAACCATTCCTGGTTCTTGTAATTTTTTCCGGTAAGGTTGTACGGCCCTACGTAAACGTGCTGGCTGCCGTCGGAATCGATGAGCCCGATATCGATGAAGCCTCCGAAGGCCCTTTTAAGATTGACCAGTATGTTCCCAAGCATCGGGCGGGAGGCCATTTCTTCGGCGCTATGCTCGGAAACCACGAACCTTAGGGCGCTTTTTCTTTCGGAGATGAAAAAGGAGACGCTGCGGGCGGAATTTCCGGTCAGCCTTTCCAGGGGAGCCACCATTTCGGAGGCCAGGGCGCGGTGGTACTCGTAGAGATTGATTATGGCCATGATGGCCAGGGGCACGATGGAGACTCCCACCGTCATCACCACCGTGATCAGCCACATGCGGCGGTAGTTGCGTATCGGGCGAGGGCCGTCGGACTCCTTTTCGGGCCTTTTCCAGAAATCGGGAACAAGACGGTTCATTATGCCCATGACGGTCTTTCGCAAGCCAGGTGGGAAAGACACCGGCAAATGCGGCGTTCGTTTTTCCCGGGGCCTGTTCAGCCCCTCTTTTCACGCGCCTTCTCGTTGGCAAGGCGCATGGTTTCGGCAAGCACATCGATATTGACCGGTTTTTCCAGGTAGGCGAAGGCCCCCAGCTCCCGGCACACTGCCTCGTCCCTGGCCGAACCATGACCGGTCAGGATTATCACCTCCACCCTGGGATGGTCCTGCTTCACCCGCCGCAGAACCTCTATGCCGTTCATGCCCGGAAGGTTTAAGTCCAGTAGCATCACCTCCGGCTCGTCGTCGCAGACGAAGCTGATGGCGTCTTCTCCATTATACACCACGGCGCTTCCCACGTCCCGCATGGAAAGCCTGTCCGAAAGGGTTTCCACGAACTGGCGCTCGTCGTCCACCAGAAGCACCCGGCTTGGCAGGGAAAAATCAGCCTTGCGATAGATGTCTGGCTTGTGGAATTCCGGCCCCACCTTCACCGTAACCGATTTGACGCCCGAAAGCCCGGTAACAGTGGTTTTTATTTCCTCTTCCAGCCTGGAAAGCATCAGCACATGCTGGTTTATGGTTACGGTGACGGCCCCGTTCTCCGCCGTGACCGCAACGTCGTGGCCTTCGGCTGCAAGAGCCGCCGCAACGTGCGCCGAAAGCGCGAAATCGGCGGCCTTGGCCATCGACTGGCTGGTTGCCAGCACCACGTCCTTGCGGGCGTTGGCTATGATCATGTCCGCCGCTTCTTTGGGCGAATGCCTGTCCATTGAAAGGGTGATGTCGTAGAGGCTGGCGGCGAAAGGGTCGCTGAGGCCCAGGTGACCGGCGAGGCTTAAGAGCCTTTCGTCGTCGCGCTTGATTTCCTTCTGGGCCGTGGCTTCGTCAAGGCCCTCGTTTTTGGCCTGGGCCAGCCTGAAGTCGTGGGAAGCGGAAATGCATACCGAAAGCACGTGGGGAACGGCCCGTGGAAAAAGCAGGGCCGCGTTTCCCGTAACCACCAGCCGGTCCTTTTGAACGAGTTCGGACACGGCGACGGCGGCGCGGCTTATATTGATCTCCCTTTCCCTGGTGAACCGGTTGAAGGCCGAAACCTTGCCGGACAGGGTTTTGAGAATTTTTTCAGGCGGTACGTTGAAGCGCCTGGCCGCCAGCGCCGCCACTTCGGTATCGCCCGCAAGGTCGCAGCCAAGGCCATTGGCGATGATTCCGGCCAATTCCGATACCTTGCAGTGGGAGGGTGCGAAAACGGAAATTATTGCCATTTGGAAAGTCCTTGTCTCGCGGGCGTAGGGTTTCCCGGCTCGTTATCAGTCTATTTCTTCCCGCTCTTGGTCTTGGCCGTGGCCGCTTCCATCACGGAGGTCAGTTTCTCGATGTCAACGGGCTTTTCGAGATAGGCGAAGGCTCCCATTTCCATGACCCGTTTTTCATCCTGGGCCGAGCCCTGGCCGGTCAGAACTATGACCTCAACTTCGGGATGCCTTGTCTTTACTTCCTGCAAGACTGCGAATCCGTCAACTTCCGGCATCCGAAGATCCAGAATCATCACCTCCGGGGTTTCCATGGCGACCCTGGAAAGGGCCGATCTGCCGCTTGTGGCTACATGTGTCCCATAGTCGCGCATGGCGAGCCTTTGGGACAGGTTCTCCACAAAATCGGCCTCGTCATCCACAAGAAGGATTCTGGAGAGCTTTTTCCAGTCCTCGGCCTTGAGGCCCCCGCCCGCCGCAGAGGCCAGGAGGCACACCGTGGTTAAGGGGCAGTCGGTTTCGTCGGAATCCTTGTGCGCGTCGCCCCAGATGGCCTCTATGGCCATTGCCTGGAGGGGATAAATGCTGTCCTCGCCTATGGTCTCGTAAAGGTGGGTGCGGCGCATGACGGCAAGGACGTTTTCCTTCACCCCGGAAAAGCAGATTTTCACCCCGGCGCTTCTCACCCTGAGAACCAGGAGGGACAGGGCCTCCTCGCCCGATGCGTCCATGTCGTTTATGCCGTTGGCGACTATTAAGATGTGTTTCAGCCTTGGCATGGAGCGCATCCGGGCGGTTACCTGGTCTTCCAGGAAACTTGCGTTGGCGAAAAAGAGCGGCCCGTCGAAACGGATCACCGCTATGTGCTCGCAGTCCTTGAGTCCGAAGCACTTGGAGTCCCGCAAAGAGCGGTCCGGGTGCATGGCGAGCGTGGCCACGGTGGGCCTCATGCTTTTGTAAAGGAAGACGCCCAGGGAAAGCGCCACGCCCACGAAGATGCCC from Deltaproteobacteria bacterium includes:
- a CDS encoding nitroreductase family protein, with the protein product MGIKTARTEESAVVLIDRKECSDCGLCAGVCKGGVLTINEKRVLVAADTALGGCFGCGQCMAVCPNRCIEVTGRDLSPGDMIHLPEKEDRASWEELQNLMLSRRSVRDFADKEIPDEILNKVLDAAAAAPMGIPPTDLEVLCISGRQNVRTFAFDLIEMMDKSKWMLYPLTIAPMRFLMGKETSEVMSKFILPVIKVLKEKMRAGEDWLFYGAPTVLFFHTSPYADPQDPAIAATFSMLAAQSLGLGTCMIGTVGPFLKYSNELKKKYGISKRNQMGVALIMGYPRIKYHRAIKRRLAGIHRH
- a CDS encoding thiolase family protein is translated as MEECVFIDAVRTPNGRAHAEKGWFRGLRPDDLLTACYDAIFARNAKVKPEDVDAVLVGCANISGAQTDIGRLSWLAGGYPDSVPSNTMTNQCPSGMSAIMHAARAIKTGEAEIMLAAGVEDMEKVPMGANYDFPHRLGKRYNGLDLMMGSTAEKVAEEYKIARADMDNMSVWSHQKAWTATQAGKFKNEIVPIMGLDDNGQPFLVDRDQWVREKMDPAKLATMQSPFKPGGNVTAATSSPLTQGATALLLMSRKKADAMGLSYSYKYHYGVLAGCDPTLMGMGPVPAVKKLFAKTGLTAKDIAAVELNEAFASQSLACIRELGLDNDNAPFEKVNMWGGALALGHPLGESGARIITTLLNVMKTEKPEGKYGLASLCGAFGNAAALTIEKV
- a CDS encoding AMP-binding protein — translated: MKALPWHKEYEVFGIPKTLEPYPEIPVHELLYEAAVKYPKTGFIQGERFISYAGIKDHVDRFATALARLGLVKGDRVATLLPTSVSFVISDYSISRAGLVHIPASPLEPVAALVHKFKTGGPKAVICLDENLQTARESARAAGVEHIIVARLDDYSLNSPPPTSKISDALWMSELIAKTPPEPPDIKFDAANDLETLLFTGGTTGLPKGCMLTHRGTVANSLQNFRFMGGGGKLLAGAASVILGVPFFHSYGHVVMHTMTLMGMNQILVPDSRDTDRMVEIIRTLKPVIQIGVPTQFMKIAGDKMKNTGIIGMSGSAPLPPTAQKDFEKSSGGGIMEGYGLSEMGPVTHLNTSFLLRVMGGRPVAKVLTFLLTIPGNAWLLNRLLRLAGPRVVGTVLSKAMSFLVAFTGKKEGGSKTEKRGTIGIPYPDTEIRILDVNTMMPLSWDEVLSGKRGELLLRGPQAMTGYWPTPGTGKDGEGFVHTSDVVTVDKDGYFTVVDRTKDMIIVSGYKVYSREIDDILYENPAVELAATIGIPDPAREGSERVAVFVKLKDGFPSPVTEDDIKKYLSERVAKYAVPKVVKIVDSIPQTDVHKINKKALREEAARQFAEQT
- a CDS encoding SCP2 sterol-binding domain-containing protein, which produces MNVPTDISIHALLTDFAPKMAKEVIAASGRAAELVGTRFTLVLDISGKIVSYDVKDGADFNVSEAAIDNPMVLIKVSEDDLNRMIATQNLDMLLGIQNDLSKQKYEVLNRLKGSMIAVLTNDDGSIFTINATFNGGEAPKCTFRMKTTDSAALIRKEQNPVNLFMSGLMKIEGDMAFAMSTQPLFT
- a CDS encoding chalcone isomerase family protein, which codes for MTRQKFMALLAVFLVFSFLAKSAPARVFGPVTLPDSLSAGSKQLVLNGAGFRKKFGFKIYVCALYLQKRDSDWNRIVSSDEVMGVRMHFVYKKVDGKDMAEMLGKGFESSTKGNTAPIKDNIAHLLSLLPKTLNRNDIVDLIYHPGRGIVCTINGRYAGESPGLTFKRAVFGIWLGDRPVNEDLKKGMLGTD
- a CDS encoding TetR/AcrR family transcriptional regulator: MKPEDRKAVILECAKRLFSKNGYFATQISDIIEEAGIARGTVYQYFKNKDDIFITLLEDYYAKWEKVMEEIDGDLDLVNITARQYLEYRIRKNLKFFADDRDLCNILLRMGLGLPGHLEGVVRRFETRILNVTIKDFELGQRNGHVKPGLDLELAANLFSGALLRAAYYYFGRTRKNAAIVDVENATRQIAEIIAPGIFVPDEFLPASPFGPAQVAPGEPAASGEKGKA
- a CDS encoding sensor histidine kinase, producing MNRNPEGSDPAREGLVYFSRMAASISHEMKNVLAVISEIAGLFGDLGLAAQKGRVLDPAQLTRLSSKMAEQIQRADVIAKRLNRFAHSADEPLKEVNLWEELDFFCALSFRFVERRGFRLGLSPVQEPIACATDPFGLLLVLFLSLESVMETARKDVALNLSVRREGGGVIIGLDGDFQAPALFSDQKKESLSFWLPVIKAQMSSPGTRCPLELSFTLFA
- a CDS encoding response regulator encodes the protein MRVLLVDDEGELVSALAERLFFRGIQADWTTDGKKAVEMAAAVAYDVIVLDMKMPGVSGLSVMQKIKETSPGPGFVFLTGHGSEEDRDAGRAAGASFYLMKPVKIDVLVEKMKMAAIEAGKNV
- a CDS encoding two-component sensor histidine kinase translates to MGIMNRLVPDFWKRPEKESDGPRPIRNYRRMWLITVVMTVGVSIVPLAIMAIINLYEYHRALASEMVAPLERLTGNSARSVSFFISERKSALRFVVSEHSAEEMASRPMLGNILVNLKRAFGGFIDIGLIDSDGSQHVYVGPYNLTGKNYKNQEWFKETVIRGEYVSEVFKGYRNYPHFIIAVRHEKPNGDFFILRATIDTDVFNELARSATEKDSSDAFIVSLAGRLQTPSRLYGPILGTYPLALPPPSEKPETVRTKDGTGRRLTIGYHAVVDSPFVFVLAKTTPDFFSGWVSLRKKLVIFFILSVLGILCVVLAVFTKMVARIYEADKRREVLLHKAEYTNKLASLGRLAAGVAHEINNPLAIIGEKTGLLKDMMMVSPDFPHRAKVTEIADSVMASVERCSVITHRLLGFARHIDVKTETLYLEPLVKEVLGFLDKESQYRNIKTNLVAEEDLPAIESDRGQLQQVFLNIINNAFAAVEEGGNIGISISRTGENLVAIKISDDGCGISRENIKRIFEPFFSTKGRKGTGLGLSITYGIVKKLGGNIEVESQVGLGTTFTITLPIKTNPVSKT